A DNA window from Argopecten irradians isolate NY chromosome 10, Ai_NY, whole genome shotgun sequence contains the following coding sequences:
- the LOC138333340 gene encoding protein fem-1 homolog B-like → MASEYTPEVIKTLKHKVFTSARDGMAISIFAMLWNVEREIVKEVLEHHSEEDGQKTTPLIIAARNGEEKVVAVLLTNFLVDIEQTGVVKFDGFVIEGATSLWCAAGAGHFGVVKLLIDHGADVNHPTLTNSTPLRAACFDGRLDIVKYLIEHNADLKISNKYNNTCLMISSYKGHKEVVTYLLENGANPDCSAHCGATALHFSSECGHLEIVHELVKFGASRLKNDHNMTPLTVAAECGKSEVVEYLISLPECKRDEKIDALELLGASYANDKENYDINKAFLYLREAMHVRYSDPQDIIEKPLCDPVQAYDNRVECKTLAELDSIRQDFGALHMESLAIRERILGEDNPEVPHPVIFRGAVFADSARFDRCIGLWLHAMRLRQRNSRTISKDLLRFAQVFSQMVHIGVNLDFKNVEEVFHHAVIELQRDMERIAKGDEDKDALVEIYQSNIHTCLYLLVIAQKVPKSNVNDELHKMVYKFLKNKPVLKNNYSPLHMAVDSATLVDDFHVNDVVNFPNINLTKLLIECGADPNALDCHRNSPLHIIVKYSNPISDFDTLHHILMALINNGAHLDICNGEQKTPIEIATSGVAVVILRTNSKLSLKCIAAKSIQRQGIKYQGVVPLVLEEFIKLH, encoded by the coding sequence ATGGCTTCTGAATATACACCAGAGGTCATAAAAACACTGAAACATAAAGTATTCACTTCAGCTCGAGATGGAATGGCAATTAGCATATTTGCCATGCTTTGGAACGTGGAAAGGGAGATCGTAAAAGAGGTGCTGGAACACCATTCCGAGGAAGACGGTCAGAAAACCACACCGCTGATCATTGCTGCTAGAAATGGCGAAGAGAAGGTAGTAGCCGTGTTGTTGACTAACTTCTTAGTAGATATCGAACAGACAGGCGTTGTGAAATTTGACGGTTTTGTTATTGAAGGGGCAACATCATTATGGTGCGCTGCAGGGGCCGGTCATTTCGGTGTGGTCAAGTTGTTGATTGATCATGGTGCGGATGTCAATCATCCGACGTTGACCAACTCGACTCCTCTGAGAGCTGCATGTTTCGACGGTAGACTGGACATTGTGAAGTATCTAATAGAGCACAACGCAGaccttaaaatatcaaataaatataacaacacGTGCTTGATGATCTCCAGTTACAAAGGACACAAGGAGGTAGTGACTTACTTGCTGGAGAATGGGGCGAATCCCGATTGTAGTGCCCATTGTGGGGCGACAGCCCTGCATTTCTCGTCAGAATGTGGCCActtggagatcgttcatgaacTTGTTAAGTTTGGTGCTTCCAGGTTAAAAAATGACCACAACATGACACCATTAACTGTCGCTGCTGAATGTGGTAAGTCAGAAGTTGTGGAGTATTTGATTTCACTGCCTGAATGCAAACGTGATGAAAAAATTGATGCTCTAGAACTATTAGGGGCCTCTTACGCAAATGACAAAGAAAACTATGATATAAACAAGGCGTTTCTATACCTTCGAGAAGCCATGCACGTGCGGTATAGTGACCCGCAAGACATTATTGAAAAGCCACTCTGTGATCCAGTACAAGCGTATGATAATCGTGTCGAGTGTAAAACTCTTGCCGAGTTGGATTCAATTCGACAGGACTTTGGAGCTCTTCATATGGAATCTCTTGCTATTAGAGAACGAATTCTTGGAGAAGATAACCCAGAGGTTCCGCACCCTGTTATTTTCCGTGGAGCTGTTTTTGCAGACAGTGCCAGATTTGATAGATGCATTGGGTTGTGGCTACATGCCATGAGACTTCGACAGCGAAACAGCAGGACTATATCAAAAGATCTTCTCAGATTTGCCCAAGTCTTTTCACAAATGGTTCACATAGGGGTTAATCTGGATTTTAAAAATGTGGAAGAAGTTTTTCATCATGCTGTGATAGAATTACAACGCGACATGGAAAGAATCGCCAAAGGAGACGAAGACAAGGATGCTCTTGTGGAGATTTACCAAAGCAATATACACACATGTCTCTATTTACTTGTGATAGCACAGAAAGTGCCGAAATCAAATGTCAATGATGAATTACACAAAATGGTGTataaatttctgaaaaataagcCAGTCCTGAAGAATAACTATAGTCCTTTACACATGGCTGTTGACAGTGCGACTCTAGTGGATGATTTCCATGTGAATGATGTAGTGAACTTCCCCAATATCAACCTTACAAAGTTGCTAATCGAATGTGGGGCTGACCCAAATGCTCTTGATTGCCATAGGAACAGTCCTCTGCACATCATCGTCAAATATTCAAACCCAATCAGTGATTTTGACACTCTTCACCATATCCTTATGGCTCTAATAAATAACGGTGCTCATCTAGACATTTGTAATGGCGAACAAAAAACGCCCATAGAAATCGCAACATCAGGCGTTGCAGTTGTGATTCTTAGGACAAATAGCAAGCTATCTCTCAAATGTATTGCTGCTAAGTCAATACAGAGACAAGGTATTAAGTATCAAGGAGTTGTTCCCCTTGTTTTGGAGGAGTTCATCAAGCTGCATTAA